From a region of the Methanolinea sp. genome:
- the ruvA gene encoding Holliday junction branch migration protein RuvA — MIAQLFGEVVSTGEGSAIIETGGIGFEVRMTGPDLRLLAGAPRKVRAYTLLVVREDELVLYGFLHPAGLSMFRMLIGVTRVGPTLALSVLSQISIPEFAAAILDEDEKVLTRISGIGQKNARRLILELKDKLRKKAVEFEGTAPAGTDPVRRDAVSALVALGFAERESRAAVDQALAADPSPKVAEAVKAALAVLREQ, encoded by the coding sequence ATGATCGCGCAGCTTTTCGGGGAGGTCGTATCCACCGGCGAGGGCTCGGCGATCATCGAGACCGGCGGGATCGGGTTCGAGGTGAGGATGACCGGCCCGGATCTCCGCCTGCTGGCCGGGGCTCCCCGGAAGGTCCGTGCGTATACCCTTCTCGTGGTCAGGGAGGACGAACTGGTGCTGTACGGGTTCCTCCACCCGGCCGGTCTTTCGATGTTCCGCATGCTGATCGGCGTCACCAGGGTTGGCCCGACCCTTGCCCTTTCGGTCCTCTCCCAGATCAGTATCCCGGAGTTTGCCGCTGCAATCCTTGATGAAGATGAGAAGGTGCTCACCAGGATATCGGGGATCGGCCAGAAGAACGCCAGGCGCCTCATCCTCGAGCTGAAGGACAAGCTCCGGAAGAAAGCGGTGGAGTTCGAGGGTACCGCGCCGGCCGGGACCGACCCGGTCCGGCGTGATGCGGTGAGCGCGCTGGTGGCACTCGGCTTTGCGGAGCGCGAATCGAGGGCAGCCGTCGACCAGGCGCTGGCAGCTGACCCATCCCCGAAGGTTGCTGAAGCAGTCAAGGCCGCGCTGGCCGTCCTCAGGGAGCAGTAG
- the ruvB gene encoding Holliday junction branch migration DNA helicase RuvB, producing the protein MEEGIVSPALREGEVEEPGIRPGRLPDFIGQDAIREALAIAIDAARMRNSPLDHVLFSGPPGLGKTTLAHIISRELGSNIQCTSGPVLEKAGDLAAILTLLGEGDILFIDEIHRLPTIVEEILYPAMEDYAIDVMIGEGPSARAIKIDLSPFTLVGATTRVGLLSSPFRDRFGMVFRLNLYSPEELTRIVRRSAGVLGIPITPDGCAEIAGRSRGTPRIANRLLRRVGDYALVRGDGCVSGTVADQALTLLGVDRLGLDDMDRKILSVIVDDFGGGPVGLKTIAISIGEDPRTIEEVYEPYLIQTGLIKRTPQGREATPAAKGYIRPSWW; encoded by the coding sequence ATGGAGGAGGGCATCGTCTCCCCAGCGCTCCGGGAAGGCGAGGTCGAAGAGCCGGGGATCCGGCCGGGCCGCCTCCCGGACTTCATCGGGCAGGACGCGATCAGGGAGGCGCTTGCCATCGCCATCGATGCGGCCAGGATGCGGAATTCGCCGCTCGACCATGTCCTCTTTTCCGGGCCTCCGGGTCTGGGCAAGACCACGCTTGCCCACATCATCTCCCGGGAGCTGGGAAGCAATATCCAGTGTACCAGCGGGCCGGTCCTCGAGAAGGCGGGCGATCTTGCCGCCATACTCACCCTCCTCGGAGAAGGGGACATCCTCTTTATCGATGAGATCCACCGGCTCCCCACCATCGTGGAGGAGATCCTCTACCCGGCCATGGAGGATTATGCCATAGATGTGATGATCGGCGAGGGGCCGAGCGCCCGGGCCATCAAGATCGATCTCTCTCCATTCACGCTGGTCGGGGCCACCACCCGGGTGGGCCTCCTCTCTTCACCCTTCCGCGACCGTTTCGGGATGGTCTTCCGGCTCAACCTCTATTCCCCGGAGGAGCTGACCCGGATCGTACGGCGCAGCGCGGGCGTGCTTGGCATCCCCATCACCCCCGATGGGTGCGCGGAGATTGCCGGGAGGAGCCGGGGCACCCCGAGGATTGCCAACCGCCTGCTGCGCAGGGTGGGAGACTATGCCCTGGTCCGCGGTGACGGGTGCGTCAGCGGCACGGTTGCGGACCAGGCACTGACCCTGCTCGGCGTTGACCGACTCGGCCTCGATGACATGGACCGGAAAATCCTGTCCGTGATCGTCGACGACTTCGGGGGGGGCCCTGTCGGGCTGAAGACCATTGCCATCTCGATCGGCGAGGATCCACGGACTATCGAGGAGGTGTACGAACCCTACCTCATCCAGACCGGCCTGATCAAGCGGACGCCGCAGGGGAGGGAGGCGACGCCCGCGGCAAAGGGGTACATCCGGCCCTCGTGGTGGTGA
- the ruvC gene encoding crossover junction endodeoxyribonuclease RuvC: MIVLGIDPGLAIVGYGILEVENGRSRAVCYDCIRTSGREKGTPERLEEIYRGISDLIRHYRPAWLAMEKLFFSRNVTSAMNVSEVRGVILLAACQNGVPVAEYTPNQVKQAITGSGKADKRQMQEMIRRLLDLPAIPRPDDVADGLSVALCHIHVMRSP; this comes from the coding sequence ATGATTGTGCTCGGAATAGACCCCGGCCTGGCCATTGTCGGGTACGGGATACTCGAGGTGGAGAACGGGCGATCGCGGGCGGTCTGCTATGACTGCATCCGTACCTCGGGCCGGGAGAAAGGAACCCCGGAGCGCCTGGAAGAGATCTACCGTGGCATATCCGACCTCATCCGGCACTACCGGCCGGCCTGGCTGGCCATGGAGAAGCTCTTCTTCTCCCGGAACGTCACCTCGGCCATGAATGTCTCCGAAGTGCGGGGGGTCATCCTCCTCGCTGCCTGCCAGAACGGGGTCCCGGTGGCTGAATATACCCCAAACCAGGTCAAGCAGGCGATTACCGGGTCCGGGAAGGCCGACAAAAGACAGATGCAGGAGATGATCCGGCGGTTGCTGGATCTCCCGGCAATACCGAGACCCGACGATGTCGCCGACGGCCTCTCCGTCGCCCTCTGCCATATCCATGTCATGAGGTCTCCATGA
- a CDS encoding CHAD domain-containing protein, with amino-acid sequence MHRNGASGTGGHGSMARPPADRGSQDQAATTCLYGLQYIRESWQALVREAEGARTGDDPEHVHRMRVASRRLRAAMPVFKSCFPRKKYRLWQEEIKSITASLGEARDLDVQVAFIGEYLGRHGYDCPEGGRPAPGACPPDIAALLRDLRQKRRSVQPAVEAVAVSLGEGGALHGFGMALANPRPGTRGRDKPGKLARKAQKTISSRAAGLLAYDPAVYDPDAVTRHHEMRIAAKRLRYTLEIFNRLSGGALKTAIRRIRAIQDVLGQVHDCDVWIGYLPAFMPSQEPGPAGDPSIPVRDPAAIPALLEDRARERDRLYRVFVEMWDRLKDDRFFETLEEAVRHLPEMPGR; translated from the coding sequence ATGCACAGGAATGGTGCGTCCGGCACCGGGGGGCATGGCAGCATGGCCAGGCCGCCCGCTGACCGGGGATCGCAGGACCAGGCGGCCACGACCTGCCTGTATGGGCTGCAGTACATCAGGGAATCGTGGCAGGCACTGGTCAGGGAGGCGGAAGGGGCGAGGACCGGAGACGATCCCGAGCATGTCCACCGGATGCGGGTCGCCTCCCGGAGGCTCCGGGCAGCGATGCCGGTCTTCAAGTCCTGCTTTCCCCGGAAAAAATACCGGTTGTGGCAAGAGGAGATAAAATCCATCACCGCCTCGCTTGGCGAGGCCCGGGACCTCGATGTCCAGGTTGCATTTATCGGGGAGTATCTCGGCAGGCACGGGTATGACTGCCCGGAGGGCGGAAGGCCGGCACCGGGAGCCTGCCCCCCGGACATCGCGGCCCTGCTCCGGGACCTGCGGCAGAAACGAAGGAGCGTCCAGCCAGCAGTCGAGGCTGTGGCGGTATCGCTGGGGGAGGGCGGGGCCCTCCATGGGTTTGGCATGGCGCTGGCCAATCCCCGGCCCGGCACCAGGGGCCGGGATAAGCCCGGGAAACTTGCCCGGAAGGCGCAGAAGACCATCTCCTCCCGTGCTGCCGGTCTCCTGGCGTATGACCCGGCGGTATATGACCCGGACGCCGTCACCCGCCACCACGAGATGAGGATTGCTGCAAAACGGCTCCGGTACACCCTCGAGATTTTCAACCGTCTCTCCGGCGGGGCACTCAAGACGGCCATCCGCAGGATCCGTGCGATCCAGGACGTCCTTGGCCAGGTGCACGATTGCGATGTGTGGATCGGGTACCTCCCTGCGTTCATGCCTTCCCAGGAACCGGGACCTGCCGGGGACCCCAGCATCCCAGTAAGAGATCCTGCCGCGATCCCGGCCCTCCTGGAAGACCGGGCCCGGGAACGTGACCGGTTATACCGGGTGTTCGTAGAGATGTGGGACCGCCTGAAGGATGACCGGTTCTTCGAAACGCTGGAGGAGGCGGTCCGGCACCTGCCGGAAATGCCTGGCAGGTGA